The following coding sequences lie in one Burkholderia cepacia genomic window:
- the infA gene encoding translation initiation factor IF-1, with translation MAKDDVIQMQGEVIENLPNATFRVKLENGHVVLGHISGKMRMHYIRILPGDKVTVELTPYDLSRARIVFRAK, from the coding sequence ATGGCCAAAGACGATGTAATCCAGATGCAGGGCGAGGTGATTGAAAACCTCCCGAATGCGACCTTCCGTGTGAAGCTGGAAAACGGCCATGTCGTGTTGGGACATATTTCCGGAAAGATGCGGATGCACTACATCCGCATCCTGCCGGGCGACAAGGTGACGGTTGAGTTGACGCCTTACGATCTGTCTCGTGCGCGGATCGTGTTCCGGGCGAAGTGA
- the rpmJ gene encoding 50S ribosomal protein L36, translating to MKVMASVKRICRNCKIIKRKGVVRVICSSDPRHKQRQG from the coding sequence ATGAAAGTGATGGCATCGGTTAAGCGCATTTGCCGCAATTGCAAGATCATCAAGCGCAAAGGCGTCGTTCGCGTGATCTGCAGCTCGGATCCGCGCCACAAGCAGCGCCAAGGCTGA